GCTACGGCTCTTGACCCCAATAATGCTGAATTTTTCTATGCTTTGGGCTATAGCCTTGCTAGCCTGGGGGACTATCCCGGTGCTACGAGTGCCTATCAGCGCACGCTCCAACTGAATCGCAACCACGTTAAGGCCCAACTGGGGATTGGGACGGTCCTTTTCCGTCAGGGAGATTACAATGGCGCGATCGCGGCCTATCGGCAAGTGCTGAGCCTGGAACCTAACAACTGGCAAGCCTATGAAGCCTTGGCAACAACGCTGATGCGTCAGCAGAAGTTTGCTGAAGCCTTGCAACTGCTCAATCAAGCGGTTCGGGTGGCCCCCAACCAACCCCAGATCCAAGTTGCCCTTGGCGTCGCCCAGTTGGGGATGGGGAATGCGGCGGCGGGTATCGAGGCCCTAACGACTGCCTCACGATTAGCCCCCCGTGATGCCAATGTTCACCTCAAGATTGGCAAGGTGCTCCAGACCCAGGGCAACTTGGAAGGGGCTATGTCTGCTTATCGGCAGGCGGCAGCGCTCGATCGCAATAATCCGGAAACCCGCCTGCTGATCGGGGATGTGTTGATGGAGCAGGGTAACTATCTGCGGGCGATCGTGCTTTACCGTCAGGTATTGGATGAAACCCCCAACAATGCCCTGGCTTATTACAAACTGGGGTTAGCCTTGCAGGGACGGCAACGGGGCCAGGAAGCGAAGGAAGCTCTGGAACGGGCACGGGATCTCTACCGGCGCCAGGGGGATGCGGCGGGAGTGCAAGCCGTGGAAGCCGCACTGCGGGGGTTGCGATCGTAGACATGGGCGATTCCCCTGCGGAGACGCTGCCCGAATGCGTTGCCCCCCCACTCGCCGATCGGGGTCCCTTTCACTTTGAGTGTCAGGCGCAATGTAGCGTAACCCAGGCGCGGGCGGGCTGTTTCCATACCCCCCACGGTCCTGTGGAAACGCCCCGGTTTATGCCGGTGGGTACCCAGGCCACGGTGAAGTCCCTCACCCCCGCCCAAATCCAGGCGACGGGGGCACAGATGATCCTGGCCAATACCTACCACCTGCACTTGCAACCAGGCGAAGATCTGATCGCGAGAGCAGGTGGACTACATCAATTTATGGCCTGGGAGGGACCGATCCTGACGGATTCCGGTGGGTTTCAGGTGTTTAGCCTAGGCCGGGGACAGGCTGACAATCGCCCTCTGCAACAGATTACGGAAACAGGCGTTATCTTTCGATCGCCCCGCGATGGCCGCTTCATCGAGCTAACGCCAGAGCGAGCGATCGCCATCCAAAACCAACTCGGGGCAGATGTGATCATGGCCTTTGATCAATGTCCGCCCTATCCTGCCAGTCGGGAGGCGATACTAGAAGCGACGGAACGCTCCTACCGCTGGCTAGAACGGGCGATCGCGGCTCATCAGCGTCCCGATCAGGCATTATTTGGCATTGTCCAGGGGGGCACCTATCCCGATCTGCGTCAGGAAGCGGCGATCGCTTTGGGTAAATTAGATCTGCCGGGTTATGCGATCGGGGGGGTGAGCGTGGGGGAACCTGCTTCCCTGATTCGAGAAATTGTCCAGATTACCGCGCCGTTGCTACCGGCGGACAAACCCCGCTACCTGATGGGGGTAGGTACCTATCGGGAAATGGTGCAGGCGATCGCGGCGGGGGTAGATTTGTTCGACTGTGTGATTCCCACACGGCTAGCCCGTCATGGTAGTGTGTTGGTGCAGGGGGAGCGGTGGAATATCAAAAATGCCCAATTCCGGGAAGATTTTGCTCCCCTGGATGAAACCTGTCCTTGCTATACCTGCCAAACCTTCAGCCGTGCCTATCTCAACCACCTCTGGCGAATGCGGGAATTGTTGGTGTATACGCTGTTGACGCTGCATAACGTGACGGAATTGGTGCGCTTTACCCAACGGATTCGGCAAGCGATTCTTCAGGGCGAGTTTAGCCAGCAGTTTGGCCCGTGGTTGTAGGGACTGCCACGATCGCCAGGTTGTCAACGTTGACGCAAATTTCAGGTAACCAGTCATTCAGACGCACTCTTGCTGCCCAGGACCGTCGTAAGTATTACCTTAATGGTGGGGTTGTCGAAGTGGTTTTGAAATGATTTTCCGACCACTGGCTACTTGCCGTTTCCGTAACTCATCACAAATAGCTTTCAAGTCGTAATTAAATACTTTTGCATGTTCCTCCCGAATTCTATAAATTTCCTCTAAAATCTGATCTTTCAACATTTCTAGTCTCCCATAAGTTCATAGGGTGTGCAAATTGTGGGCAACTCATACCCAGCCTCAAAACTAATCCGAGCTAACTTTTTCTGGATTTGATTCTGGATTTGAGCATTGGCGATATGCCTACAATTCCAGGTTAGCAAATAATCCAAGCCGTAAACTGTCGCAACCGCAATATGAAGGGCATCGTCAGCAGCTTTGGGTGGAAGGTTGCTTTTGGCAAGGAACTGCATCGCTAGCCCTTCAACAGCCTCATTAACGTCGAGCAGAGGAAAGTCACTGAGCATCTCAAGTCGTCTGCTGGCTATTTCTGTATCTCCTCGTGCTACCTCATCTAAAACTGTTTGTGAGATGTATAGGTCAAACTGAATTCGGCGAGTGTCCCACCATTCTCGTGTAGTCTCTACCTTGGCCATCAGAATGAGATTGGTACTTGTTCTGGCTGTTAAGTAGCCAATGACACTGGTTTCTATGTAAACGGTCTCCCTCATCAGCAGGTTAGGGAGTTGACTTCCTGGTGCTACAGCGAGCGCTTACTTAAGCCAAAGTAGAGTGCTGCCAAAGTACTCATCCTCGCCCGTGAAAAGCTCGTAGGGGGTTTCAGAGTTGGCATTGAGGTCGATCGCTTTCATGGCTTGATCCTATCGTGAGGTTGAATAACTACAGCCTGTGTTGCCTCAGTGAGGGTCAGGCAATTGGCTCAAGCCCCTTGTTCATCAGGTACTTCTGTCCTTCAGAGACTTGGGAAACGTTGTAGCAGTTGGTGCATGGTTGTAGTCCCCCCAGGACGACTGCTAGCTTAAGAAGAACGAGATCACCTTGCCCTAGACCTCATCCCGTGATCCATGCCAACACAATTGGGATCTGTTAAGCTGTTGCAGCCGTAGCCCATCCGGACGCAAGCGGGTCGGTCGGCTGCCGGCGAGTCGCAAGCAAGCGAGAGGAGAGAGCACCCGATGGCACTAACCGCAGATCCCGTCAACGATCGCCTTTTAGGTAGGCTAGGCCCGGATAACGAAACCCTAACCTTTGGGCAGTTACGGGGATTTTCCAATGGCGTTTGGCTCCTCACCGGTGACGATACGGTGCTGGGGTCTAGTGATAATGAGTTAATTTTGGGCAATCGCGGCAATGATAGCCTCAATGGCGGTTCTGGCTCCGATCGCCTTCTAGGGGGCAAGGGCTTGGATCGGCTTTTTGGCGGTAACGGCAACGATACGCTGCGGGGGGATATCGGCAGCGATGAACTGTTGGGTCAGGATGGGGATGACGTCCTGCGGGGCGGCAAGGATAACGATTTCCTTTTCGGAGGCGATGGTAACGATACCCTAGTGGGGGATTTGGGACGCGATACCCTCGATGGCGGGCTGGGACGCGATACCCTGGTGTTGCGGACCGAGGAAGCCGATGCCAACATCAACCTGGTCGATGTCTTGATTTATGAAGATGATTTTGACTTCATTGGCCTGACCAATGGTTTAAACTTCTCCGACTTACGGTTTGAGAATGCTGGGGATATTGTGGCGGGGGCAGGCGATGATGCGATCATTCGGTTAGGGAATGGTCGGATTCTGGGCATTGTGGCCAACACTCCCACCAGTGACTTGGATGCCGGCGACTTCATCAGCATCACCAATAACCAGTTAAATAATCTGTGGACTATCACGCTTTAATCCATCCATGACGACTCAACCCTTAATTTTTCTGGCGGGAGCCAGTCGCGGTGTTGGCCGGGAAATTGCCCTGCGCCTTGTTGCTAACCCGTCCTACAGGGTCAAGGCGCTCCTCCGCAGTGAAGCCGCCCGCCCTGACCTCGAAGCCATCGGCCTTACCGTCGTGATGGGGGATGCCCTTGATCCCGTTGCCATCGCCCAGGCCATGCAGGGAGACTCAATTGCGGCAGTGATCAGCACCATTGGCGGTCTGCCCCAGGAGGGACAGCGATCGGATTATCTCGGTAATCGCAACTTGATTGATGCCGCTGTGGCCGCTGGGGTGGGGCAATTTATCCTGGTGTCGTCGATCGGGAGTGGCAACAGTGCCGTTGCCTTGGCACCCCATATTCTTGAAGCCCTGAGACCTGTACTCATTGAAAAGGACAAGGCCGAGCAACACCTGATCGCCAGTGGTTTGACCTATACGATTATTCGCCCTGGTGGCCTGAAGTCGGAACCAGCCACAGGGAATGGCGTGTTGATTCAAGACCCGACGATCGCGGGTAGTATCCATCGGGCTGATGTGGCGGATCTGGTGTGTCGGTGCCTTCAGGCTCCCCCGGCGTTTAACCAGGTGTTTTCAGCGGTTGATCGCCAGATGCTCTACGGGACACCGGATCTGCAACCCGTTGTCTGGTAAGGTGTCTCTGGCAAACATTCAGGAAAGCCAGGGGACTACACCCAGAGAATGTCGGCCAAGAGAGACCTGAAAATGATTCAGCAACCCTGGCTCTGCTCCCTAACCGGGTCCCAGAATGCTACGCTCTAGAATCAGTAAGCTAGCCTAAGCCAGCCGACCCTAACCCGTTCGCGCAGCGTCTCCGCAGGAGAATTGCGTCGTGTCTCCGCAGGAGATCGCGCTGTTTAGGCCAACTTTGGTGTTTAGGGTAGTGTTTAGGAAAGTCACAGGCTATGGAACTTGCGCAAACCTGGCAAAGCATTGGGGCCGTCGTCATTTTTGCAGGTGTGATCTTCGTGCTCATGGCCGAATGGGTACATTTGACGATCGCCGCCTTCTTGGGGGCCATGTTACTTATCTTCTTAAATATCCTGACCCTCACAGAAGCGATCGACTACATCGGCCAAAGCTACTCTACCCTCGCCCTCTTCTTTGGCGTGATGGTCCTCGTCCGCGCCTTTGAACCGACAAAAATCTTTGAATATCTAGCCACTAAAATCGTTATTTGGGCTGGCGGCCAGGGACGACGACTTCTGTTAGGAATTGTCGGATTAACCACCCTCTGTACCGCTTTTCTGCCCAATGCGACCACGGTCATGCTGTTAGCGCCCCTCATCCCGCCGATCGCCCAAGAGATTGGCGTTGATTTTGTGCCCCTATTGTTGCTGATTACCTTTGTTGCTAACAGTGGCAGCCTGCTAACCCTTGTGGGGGATCCCGTCACCTTCCTGGTCGGGGATGCCATCAACCTCAGCTTTACCGATTATCTCATCCGCTTGGGGGGAAGTGGCATTGTGGCGATCGTGACCCTCATTGCCTTGCTTCCCTGGCTCTTCCGCCGCACCTGGCACAAACAACTTGACAACCTCGACAAACTTCCCCACCCCCAGATCAACCATCCCCGCACCCTCAGCATGGGTATCGTGATTGTCACCTTTGTTCTGGTCTTCTTTGTGATTGGCGAATATTTACCTGTCCCGATCGCGCCTGCCTCTGTTGCCCTGATGGGTGCGGCCCTTGCCCTGTTACTGTCTCACCATAGCAACATCGAATCTGTCAATCAGATCCTGAGTGATGTTGATTGGAGTACACTCATCTTCTTTATGAGCTTTTTTGTGCTGATTGGCGGGCTGGAAAAGACCGGTGTCATTGCCCAACTTTCAAAACTCCTGGCTTTTGGCCTTGATCAAAACATTATCCTGGGTTCGCTTGCCCTATTATTTCTCATCGGTTTCCTATCCAGCGTTGTCCCCAACATTCCCCTTGTGGTTGCCATGATTCCCCTGCTCAAGCAATCGATTGTGAACTTGGGGTTAGCAGGGCCAGAAATTCTCTCGCCTGCCTTTTCTGGCAATTTACCCAGTACCGTTCTTCCCCTGTTCTACGCCATGATGATCGGAGCCACGTTGGGTGGTAATGGTACCCTGGCGGGGGCCTCCGCCAACATTGTGGCAGCCGGTATTTCGGAGCAACACGATCGACGCATTACCTTTAGGCGTTTTCTCCGCTATGGCATCCCCGTGATGGTCATCCAGTTAATTACCGGATCTATCTATTTATTCATCCTGATCCTCATTAAACAGGGCTAAACACCCTTTACCGTTTCCCTCTAACCTTAGCCCTTCACAACTGGCACTTATGGTCAATCCAAATAAGAACGATACAGTTTTTCACTCCCCTCTCCCGCTCTGGGAGAGGGGCTGAAGATGAAGGTGCTGTTTCAGCCTAAATTGCAATGACTATAACTGGTGATTAAGGGGTAATTAATTGAGTCTTAATTGAGTCGACAGGATGCCTACGCCACCCCCCTCAACCTTACAAAGTGTTCCTCTTCCTTCTTCCTTCTTTTCTCCGGATTCCTTTTCCCTAAACAACAACCATGCATAGGCAACGGTTAAACGGCGATCACCGGCATTCGACTCATTATGGGTCCTCTCATCCCCCCGACTGGGGTTGGTGGTTGCTCTTGGGGAGTGCAGCGCTGCTCCTCTTTACCCTGAGACTGGGGGATGTGCCCCTGCGGGATTGGGATGAAGGGACGGTCGCCCAAGTTGCGCGGGAGATCTGGCAAGCGGGTCCCGGTTCCCTAACCTGGCTCCATCCCACCCTCTGGGGGGAACCCTATCTCAATAAGCCCCCCCTCATCCATTGGTTGATTGCGCTCAGCTACCAGGGGGCAGGGGTGAGTGAATGGAGCGCTCGGTTACCGGGAGCCTTGCTAACGGCCCTATCTGTTCCCCTCCTCTATTGCTTGGGGCGAGAACTCTGGGGACGCCAAACCCCGGCAATTTTTGCTGCGATCGTGTACCTTACCTTCCTCCCAGTAGTGCGGCATGGGCGGCTAGCGATGCTGGATGGCGCCATCCTCTGCTTTTTTATCCTGATGGTGTGGTTTTTGCTCTGGTCTCGGCGGGATCTGCGGGCCTGCCTGGGGGTGGGCCTCAGTCTGGGGTTGATTTTGCTCACTAAAGGGGCATTAGGGATCTTACTAGCGGCGATCGCCTTGGGCTTTCTTGCCTGGGATACGCCGCGCCTACTGACTTCCCTCTGGTTCTGGCTAGGGTTAGGAGTGGGCTGTCTACCCGCTGGCCTCTGGTTCGCGGCCCAGTGGCATCACTACGGCCAAACCTTCGTCGATACCAGCCTGTTAAACCAATCCCTCGATCGCGTCTGGACCACTGTCGGCAACAATAGCGGTCCCCCCTGGTACTACCTCTTGGAGATTCTGAAATATGCTTGGCCTTGGCTGCTCTTCCTGCCGGCGGGTCTTGTCCTGGTGTGGGAACAACGGGCACTGGGTTGGGCCAAGTTACTGCTGGTGTGGAGTGGGGGGTATCTGCTGGCGATTTCGCTGATGAGTACCAAGCTGCCCTGGTATGTCATGCCCCTCTACCCGGCCCTTGCCCTGATCATTGGTGTAAAGTTAGCTGACCTTTGGCAACACCCTAACCCCTGGCAAAGTCAGCCCTATACCCCGATCGCCTATCCCCATGCCTGGACGGCAGGCTTAGCCCTGCTAGCTCTCGGTGGTTGGGGAATTACGGGTTACTATGGCTGTTTGGTTACGCCGCCCCAATGGGAACTGTTGCCGACGACGATCGCCGTCGGTTTGACGATGACGATGGCCCTGTGGCTCCTCAAGCACCGGGATGCTCAGTTTTCACTCGTGCTGGCCTGGGGGATGTATGTGGCGATCGGGCTATTGATTGTGTCGGGCCATTGGCTTTGGGAATTGGGGGAAGATTATCCCGTGCGCCCCGTGGCCGCGATCGTTGCCCAGCAGGTGCCCCCCGGTACACCCGTATATACCTCTAACCCCATCCGCCGCCCTTCCCTGGAGTTCTACGCAGGGCATCCCATCATTCCCCAGGCCGATGAGGAATTACAGCGCCGTTGGCAACAAACACCGCCCCCCTACTTCCTGTTAGACGCCGCCACCCCTAAACGGCTGGATTTGCCAGAGCTTCAATCCCTGGCCCAAGCGGAAGGCTGGAGCTTGGTCACGCGAAGCATCCCCCCTGGTTCATAAGTTCCTATACCGACCAGTATGGTTAATTCAAATAAGAACGATACAGCTTTTTCACTCCCCTCTCTCCCTCTCTGGGAGAGGGGTTAGGGGTGAGGGGGCTGTTTCAGCCTAAATTGCAATGCCTATAGCCGTGGCCCCAAGCAGCTTAGTCCCTGGCATCCGATATTTTCAGCATAATCGGCTGTGTAACAATACTGATGTTGTGTGAGGTGTACGTCCGACATGGCCTTGCCTCGTCTTGCCCTCAACAAAGCCCCTGCGGCTGCCGTGGCTACAGGAGCAACCGTCCTGCTAGCCACGGGCTTACTGGCCCAGGCTAATCAGCAGCGCTTCCAGGCAGCAGTGCGGGCCAACGTGCTCAATCAGGCCAGTACAATACGGGCGCAGCTTGAGGGGTATATTAACTCGCAATTGCTATTGGCTGAAGCGCTGGCGGCCTATACCGCCACCAATCCCCAGGTCACCCAAGCCGAATTCGCAGCGATCGCCCGCCTCCTGCGCCAAAAAAATCCCGGCATCCGCAGCATGAACTTGGCAAAGGATACGATCATCAGCCATATCTATCCCCTGGAAGGAAATGAAGCAGCCCTAGGGCTGAATCTTGCTGCTACGCCCCAGCAGAAAGCAGCCGTCGAGCGCGCCATCCGGGAAAAACGCGCCGTGGTCGCGGGGCCTGTCAACCTGGTCCAGGGTGGTGTTGCCTTTATCAACCGCACCCCTATTTTTATCCCCACGCCAACGGGCGAGATCTATTGGGGACAGGCGAGCGTGTTGGTCAATGCGGCAGCCGTCTATGCTGTGGGTGGGCTGGATAATCCTGATTCACCCCTAGCCGTGGCTCTCCGGGGTAAGGATGGTTTGGGAGCGGCGGGCGAGGGGTTTTGGGGAGATGCCAGCATTTTTGCACAGAATCCGGTCCTGCTTGCGGTGACGCTGCCCAACGGTTCCTGGCAAATGGCGGTGATTCCCAGACACGGGTGGACGAAGACAGCCCCAACCACGGTCTGGATCTGGTTGGGGGGGAGCGCGATCGCCCTCCTGGCTGGGGGGGGAATGTTCCTGCTGGCAAGTGAACCGGAACGCCTGCGGCTAGCGATCGCCCAGGCTACCGCGCATCTGGAAGCCACCCTGGCCAAACTTCAGCAGGAGATGGCCGATCGTGAGCAGGCTGAGGCGGCTCTGCGCGACAGTCAGGTTCGTCTCGCCCGTACCCAGGCGGAACTGGACGTTACCCGCCGCCTCCAACAATTGTTGCTTCCCCAACCCGCAGAATTGGCTGCAATCAAAGCCCTGGATATTGCCGGTTTTATGGAACCAGCGGCAGCGGTGGGGGGCGATTACTACGACGTGCTGCAACAGGACGATCACGTCAAAATCGGCATTGGCGACATTACCGGACATGGCCTCGAAAGCGGGATGCTCATGGTCATGGTCCAGATGGCGGTGCGTACCCTCCTAGCCAGTCGTGAACCGGATCTGACCCGCTTCTTAAGCGTCATCAATCAGGCAATTTACGACAACGTCCAGCGCATGCAGGTCTACAAAAACCTCACCCTCACCCTCCTGGACTACCACAACGGCCAAATTCGGCTCACGGGGCAGCATGAGGAGGTGATCCTGGTTCGCGCTGATGGTCGCTTAGAACGCATTAATACCATTGATCTCGGTTTTCCCCTCGGCCTAGAGGCGGATATCTCACCTTTCCTAGCCGAAGTCCATCTCCAGCTTAATCGCGATGATGTGTTGATTCTTTACACCGATGGCATCCCGGAGGCAGAAAACGATCAGCACCAGTTCTATGGTCTTGATCGCCTCTGTCAGGTGGCGGTGGCCCAACGATCGCGCGCCGCCGCTGACATCTGTGCGGCGATCGTGGCTGATGTCCATCAACATATTGGGGAACACCGGGTGTATGACGACTTAACCCTACTGGTGCTGAAGCAACGTTAGCGATCGGTCATGGTCCGAGATCAGCGATGATTGGTTGCCCCAAAATGTTTACATTGCGTTGCAACTCTTAACGTACCGGCTCTCAATTGCGGGATACGCCTTGGTAGACTGAGAAACATGCGCAGCGTTCTTTACCTTTGGGCAAAGGAAACAGATGGTAGATTCCCTCAAAAAACCCGGTTTAACAGAAACCGCTTCGGCTCAAGCAGCCTTCCAGGAACTCCGGCCAGGGATTAAGGTCCCTGCTAAGGAGACGATCCTGACGCCCCGCTTCTACACCACTGACTTTGAAGCGATGGCCGAGATGGATATTTCCGTCAATGAACCGGAACTGCGGGCGATTCTCGAAGAATTCCGCGCCGACTATAACCGGCATCACTTTGTCCGCGACGAAGAATTTAACCAATCCTGGGATCACCTCGATGGCGAGACCCGGCGGTTGTTTATCGAGTTTCTGGAGCGCTCCTGCACGGCTGAATTCTCTGGCTTCCTGCTCTACAAGGAACTAAGCCGTAAGCTCAAGGATAAGAACCCGGTCCTGGCCGAATGCTTTAATCTGATGTCCCGTGATGAGGCCCGCCATGCCGGTTTCCTCAACAAGGCGATGTCGGACTTTAACCTGTCGCTGGATCTCGGCTTCCTCACCCAGAACCACAAATACACCTTCTTTGAGCCGGAATTTATTTTCTACGCCACCTACCTGTCGGAGAAAATTGGCTACTGGCGTTATATCACCATCTATCGCCACCTGGAGACCCACCCCGAAAACCGGATCTATCCCATCTTCCGCTTCTTTGAGAACTGGTGTCAGGATGAGAACCGCCACGGTGATTTCTTTGATGCCGTTATGCGATCGCAGCCGCAGATGCTGAACCAGCAACGCACCCTCTGGCAAAAGCTGAAGGCAATTCCGAAGAGCCTGTCGCCTAAGGCTTGGAGTCGCTACTTTATGGTTATTCTGGTGCCGCCGAAGCTTTGGTGCCGCTTCTTCCTGCTGTCGGTGTTTGCCACGATGTACCTGAATGATGTGCAACGGGCTGACTTCTACCGGGCGATCGGCCTCGATGCCCGCGAGTACGACAAGTACGTGATCGAGAAGACCAATGAAACCGCAGCCCGCGTCTTCCCGGTGATTCTGGATGTGAACAATCCTGAATTTTATGAACGCCTGGAAGCCTGCTGCGCAAACAACGAGAGGCTGCGGGCAATCGACAACTCCGATGCCCCGGCTCCGGTCAAGGCGCTGAAGAAACTCCCCCTGTACCTGTCCAACCTGAATCAATTCTTCCGGCTATTCCTGATGAAACCGATCGCTGCCCCCGCGATCGGCAGCGTTCAATAATCAACCCCTTAAAGACTGTCATTCCTCCGTGGGGCAGGCAGCTTGCGCCTGCCCCTTCTTATTTGTTGGCCCATTGAGTTGCCCCAGTCAGATTACCTCAGGGTTATAGTTACAGGGTTATAGTTACAGCCTTGGTGCTGTTTCAGCCTATAGTCATTGCAATTTAGGCTGAAACAGCCCTCTCACCCCCCACCCCTCTCCCGCTCTGGAAGACAGGGTGGTTGCATTTAGAGGGAGAAAAACCTTGCGTCAGGAGCGCATAGACTGGCTGAAGTTGGTTGCTCAGCGCCCGCACCCCTGGCGGAAGTCCGAAATGCTCGCTGACGCGCGATCGTAATCACAAAACAATTCCAAATCGCCCAAATGCTCAGCG
This DNA window, taken from Trichothermofontia sichuanensis B231, encodes the following:
- a CDS encoding SpoIIE family protein phosphatase, which produces MALPRLALNKAPAAAVATGATVLLATGLLAQANQQRFQAAVRANVLNQASTIRAQLEGYINSQLLLAEALAAYTATNPQVTQAEFAAIARLLRQKNPGIRSMNLAKDTIISHIYPLEGNEAALGLNLAATPQQKAAVERAIREKRAVVAGPVNLVQGGVAFINRTPIFIPTPTGEIYWGQASVLVNAAAVYAVGGLDNPDSPLAVALRGKDGLGAAGEGFWGDASIFAQNPVLLAVTLPNGSWQMAVIPRHGWTKTAPTTVWIWLGGSAIALLAGGGMFLLASEPERLRLAIAQATAHLEATLAKLQQEMADREQAEAALRDSQVRLARTQAELDVTRRLQQLLLPQPAELAAIKALDIAGFMEPAAAVGGDYYDVLQQDDHVKIGIGDITGHGLESGMLMVMVQMAVRTLLASREPDLTRFLSVINQAIYDNVQRMQVYKNLTLTLLDYHNGQIRLTGQHEEVILVRADGRLERINTIDLGFPLGLEADISPFLAEVHLQLNRDDVLILYTDGIPEAENDQHQFYGLDRLCQVAVAQRSRAAADICAAIVADVHQHIGEHRVYDDLTLLVLKQR
- a CDS encoding calcium-binding protein; this translates as MALTADPVNDRLLGRLGPDNETLTFGQLRGFSNGVWLLTGDDTVLGSSDNELILGNRGNDSLNGGSGSDRLLGGKGLDRLFGGNGNDTLRGDIGSDELLGQDGDDVLRGGKDNDFLFGGDGNDTLVGDLGRDTLDGGLGRDTLVLRTEEADANINLVDVLIYEDDFDFIGLTNGLNFSDLRFENAGDIVAGAGDDAIIRLGNGRILGIVANTPTSDLDAGDFISITNNQLNNLWTITL
- a CDS encoding tetratricopeptide repeat protein, encoding MLEEKAILRNSLRGLICLGLLGSVGLTAIAPVTAQATPHLAEASTPDNRRALNELLRQARQAINANNFSQAIALYQQALPLDPRNAKLYSGIGFLQARLGNYREAVAAYQQATALDPNNAEFFYALGYSLASLGDYPGATSAYQRTLQLNRNHVKAQLGIGTVLFRQGDYNGAIAAYRQVLSLEPNNWQAYEALATTLMRQQKFAEALQLLNQAVRVAPNQPQIQVALGVAQLGMGNAAAGIEALTTASRLAPRDANVHLKIGKVLQTQGNLEGAMSAYRQAAALDRNNPETRLLIGDVLMEQGNYLRAIVLYRQVLDETPNNALAYYKLGLALQGRQRGQEAKEALERARDLYRRQGDAAGVQAVEAALRGLRS
- a CDS encoding type II toxin-antitoxin system VapC family toxin, whose amino-acid sequence is MRETVYIETSVIGYLTARTSTNLILMAKVETTREWWDTRRIQFDLYISQTVLDEVARGDTEIASRRLEMLSDFPLLDVNEAVEGLAMQFLAKSNLPPKAADDALHIAVATVYGLDYLLTWNCRHIANAQIQNQIQKKLARISFEAGYELPTICTPYELMGD
- the tgt gene encoding tRNA guanosine(34) transglycosylase Tgt; translated protein: MGDSPAETLPECVAPPLADRGPFHFECQAQCSVTQARAGCFHTPHGPVETPRFMPVGTQATVKSLTPAQIQATGAQMILANTYHLHLQPGEDLIARAGGLHQFMAWEGPILTDSGGFQVFSLGRGQADNRPLQQITETGVIFRSPRDGRFIELTPERAIAIQNQLGADVIMAFDQCPPYPASREAILEATERSYRWLERAIAAHQRPDQALFGIVQGGTYPDLRQEAAIALGKLDLPGYAIGGVSVGEPASLIREIVQITAPLLPADKPRYLMGVGTYREMVQAIAAGVDLFDCVIPTRLARHGSVLVQGERWNIKNAQFREDFAPLDETCPCYTCQTFSRAYLNHLWRMRELLVYTLLTLHNVTELVRFTQRIRQAILQGEFSQQFGPWL
- a CDS encoding SDR family oxidoreductase → MTTQPLIFLAGASRGVGREIALRLVANPSYRVKALLRSEAARPDLEAIGLTVVMGDALDPVAIAQAMQGDSIAAVISTIGGLPQEGQRSDYLGNRNLIDAAVAAGVGQFILVSSIGSGNSAVALAPHILEALRPVLIEKDKAEQHLIASGLTYTIIRPGGLKSEPATGNGVLIQDPTIAGSIHRADVADLVCRCLQAPPAFNQVFSAVDRQMLYGTPDLQPVVW
- a CDS encoding ArnT family glycosyltransferase; translation: MHRQRLNGDHRHSTHYGSSHPPDWGWWLLLGSAALLLFTLRLGDVPLRDWDEGTVAQVAREIWQAGPGSLTWLHPTLWGEPYLNKPPLIHWLIALSYQGAGVSEWSARLPGALLTALSVPLLYCLGRELWGRQTPAIFAAIVYLTFLPVVRHGRLAMLDGAILCFFILMVWFLLWSRRDLRACLGVGLSLGLILLTKGALGILLAAIALGFLAWDTPRLLTSLWFWLGLGVGCLPAGLWFAAQWHHYGQTFVDTSLLNQSLDRVWTTVGNNSGPPWYYLLEILKYAWPWLLFLPAGLVLVWEQRALGWAKLLLVWSGGYLLAISLMSTKLPWYVMPLYPALALIIGVKLADLWQHPNPWQSQPYTPIAYPHAWTAGLALLALGGWGITGYYGCLVTPPQWELLPTTIAVGLTMTMALWLLKHRDAQFSLVLAWGMYVAIGLLIVSGHWLWELGEDYPVRPVAAIVAQQVPPGTPVYTSNPIRRPSLEFYAGHPIIPQADEELQRRWQQTPPPYFLLDAATPKRLDLPELQSLAQAEGWSLVTRSIPPGS
- the acsF gene encoding magnesium-protoporphyrin IX monomethyl ester (oxidative) cyclase codes for the protein MVDSLKKPGLTETASAQAAFQELRPGIKVPAKETILTPRFYTTDFEAMAEMDISVNEPELRAILEEFRADYNRHHFVRDEEFNQSWDHLDGETRRLFIEFLERSCTAEFSGFLLYKELSRKLKDKNPVLAECFNLMSRDEARHAGFLNKAMSDFNLSLDLGFLTQNHKYTFFEPEFIFYATYLSEKIGYWRYITIYRHLETHPENRIYPIFRFFENWCQDENRHGDFFDAVMRSQPQMLNQQRTLWQKLKAIPKSLSPKAWSRYFMVILVPPKLWCRFFLLSVFATMYLNDVQRADFYRAIGLDAREYDKYVIEKTNETAARVFPVILDVNNPEFYERLEACCANNERLRAIDNSDAPAPVKALKKLPLYLSNLNQFFRLFLMKPIAAPAIGSVQ
- a CDS encoding ArsB/NhaD family transporter is translated as MELAQTWQSIGAVVIFAGVIFVLMAEWVHLTIAAFLGAMLLIFLNILTLTEAIDYIGQSYSTLALFFGVMVLVRAFEPTKIFEYLATKIVIWAGGQGRRLLLGIVGLTTLCTAFLPNATTVMLLAPLIPPIAQEIGVDFVPLLLLITFVANSGSLLTLVGDPVTFLVGDAINLSFTDYLIRLGGSGIVAIVTLIALLPWLFRRTWHKQLDNLDKLPHPQINHPRTLSMGIVIVTFVLVFFVIGEYLPVPIAPASVALMGAALALLLSHHSNIESVNQILSDVDWSTLIFFMSFFVLIGGLEKTGVIAQLSKLLAFGLDQNIILGSLALLFLIGFLSSVVPNIPLVVAMIPLLKQSIVNLGLAGPEILSPAFSGNLPSTVLPLFYAMMIGATLGGNGTLAGASANIVAAGISEQHDRRITFRRFLRYGIPVMVIQLITGSIYLFILILIKQG